In the bacterium genome, AAAAAAGGAGTCAACAAAAGTGAAAAACACTATTTCCAATCCAAACGATTACCTGAATTTTAAAAAAACTTTTTCAACTGCCGGAAAATATTTTATAGCACTCTCTTTGGTCGTCACACTCGCAAGCTGCTCTGCCGTCCCCATTTCACGCAAGGCCGAAGTCCAGTCAATCAAAAAAATCGGCATTGTGAGTCTTAGCGCCAACACTTATATTTACAACTACAAAGCCGGACCAGCTTCAGACAAAAACCTTCATGAACTCCGGAAAAAAGCGCAAGAAATGAAAGAATATACTGGAAAAACAACTGATACAACCCAGGCCTCGATTGAACAAATTCTGATTAATTCCGACACAATCTATACCAACGCTTTAAAAGCCATCTCGCACTGGAATATCCTCCCCATTGACCAAGTCAAAAAAATGCCTGCCTATCAGGCATCGTCAGGTGAAGCAACCGATGCGAAAGGTTTTGTCCCGGTCACCATATTGCCGGAGACCAAATATTTTGATTCATTCAGAAATTCACTTTATAAAGAAAAAAATCAAAAAACCTTCCAGGATCTGACCGAGCTTTGTAAGCAGCTGGATCTCGATGCTGTGATCGTCCTGCGAACGGTACTTGCCTATGAACCAAAGGGCCTGCAGCTCCTAGGCGGATTGGGGAACTTGCTTGCATCGAAAAAAACCAAAGCCGTCCCGGTTGCGGGCACTGCAATCTCGGTTGTCACCAAAGCGGGTACAAGTGCTGTTTATCGAGGCGTTCTTTTGGAATACAAGGGCACTGCGGTGCCTATGCTGCAGGGTGGTTTGGTAAACTTTACCGGCGATGATGCTGCGGCCATCAAATCTTATAATGAGGCCATACAGGCGAGTGCAACCGCACTCGCAGAGACCCTCAACAAAGAATTAAGCGAGTAGAAATCCCAAAAACGGTGTTAGGGAATTTACCTTTTATCAGGAATCCCAAATTACCTAACACCGTTTCTTATTTTTTTTAGTGCACTCTATTTCCCAGTCGCTGTCGGCCAAGTCATTCACCCAGAGTTACTAGGAGCACAATTTTCAATCAATTTTGAGTGGTTTTGTTTTTTTCCAAAACAGCATAGAGTCCGTGGCAGGTCAAACGATTTAACACTGGTACGTTAGCCACCAAGCGCTCCAGACCCAACAACCAACTTTTGGGTAATACTCGCAAAAAAAATGTTGTCCTACGGTTGATGAGTACTGTGCCGCCTAGATAGCCTGCCTTTTTTAACACGACCCCCTTGGGTAAGATCAATTTTAAATCAGACAACGTGAACAGGAATAAGTGATCCTCACCATCCGGGCCGAATTGTTTTTCTTCCAGAAATTTCCTGTCTTCACGGCGTTGCAATTGTCCAAAAGTCGGTAGGTGATTGCGAAACATCAAGGCATTGGGTGTGGTCACCCATAAGATACCGCCGGGTTTTAAAAACGCCAGCGCTTTTTCAATAAAATCCTCAGGATAGGCGCAATGCTCAATGATCTCACCTAATACCACCACATCATAAAACCCCGGCAGGTCCTGCTTGTCAAAGCTGCCCTGCACCCATTGGATGTTTCCTTTTTCATACTTTTTCTCGGCATAGGCCAGATAATCCGGATCAATATCCAGTGCGGTAACCCGAAAACCCGCTTCCGCCAGCAACAAACTCAAATTCCCCTGGGCGCAGCCAATATCCGCCACCAAAATTTCTTCCGGTTTGGAAAAACGCGCGCGAAAAACCGCCAGTGTTTTATACAAACGATCCAAATAATTTAACCGGGCATGATGATAGACATCCGGGTTATCAATCTCACGTTTATCAAACTTTATCATCCGGTCAAATTGTTCAGGCAGTGCCTGTTTCAGTTGCTGTACTGTTTTCAAAATACCTCCATAATTATTTAGCTTCTCTTATGCGGATCACATAGCAAGGACGCTCTTTAGAACCTCAGGACAAAATACCCGGTCAGGCTTCCGGTTTTAATCGTCACATGCTCAACATTTTCCGGATTGGAAAAATCCGACCAGCCGAATTGATAAATCAAATCCAATCCCCAACCGGCACTATCGCGATATTCAAGTTTTATTTTTCCCAACCAGGTTGGACCGGTTCCGGCGGTTTCATAATAAAAAAAATAGTCAAATTCTCCTTTGGGGACAACATGAGAAAGTTCCAGACGATCATTGGGCGCATAGACCAGATCAAGTTGAATCAACATATCCTTAGCGCGTAGTGCCTGCCAGTTGAACATTACTGAATAGCCTTGTTTCCGATACCGGGTAAACCGATAATTGGTCAATCCATCATAGTGCTCCAGAGCATGATCGGAAAAACGCAAACCCACTCCCAACGATTTCCAAAACTGATACGATAGGATTGCTTCCGTTTTTTGCTGCCATGCCCATCCGATCACATCCATCTGAATGGGATCAATCCCGGAGCCGTCCCAATCGCCACTCACATTCCAATCCGAGATCCCGCCATTGACCTCAACATACCACGGACCTTCCAACCAATTAATTTTGGCTACTATCAAAGTACTTTGAATCATGGTATGACAAAAACCGTTTGCACCATCATCAATCATAGCCTTGGTAGTAAAATACTCCATACCGCCGCCAAAGTTGATTTCAGCGTGTGCAGCAACCGGGTGCGCAAACAAAAATCCAACACTACAAAATACGATCCAATACCATTTTTTCAATTTGCGTTTTCTCCAATCCAGTGGTAAATCTGTCCAGCCTCGCTCCGGATCCGGCCCTGTATTTCCAGGGTCAAAAGATCCAGCATAACCCGCTGGACCGGTTTTCGGCATGCCAATGCAATCTGGTCAACATGCATGCCGCCCTGACGCAAGCTGCCATAAATATCAGCCTGAAGGCCCTGCAATTTCAAATGAGAATGTGTGATTTTTGTGGTACGGATTGATGGGTCTGGTTTCCAATCCGGCAGCTCGGACAAAATATCTTCTACGGTTGTCACCAACTTAGCACCATCACGTATCAAGGCATGGGTTCCCTTGGAAAGTGCAGAATGATACATACCTGGCACAGCAAAAACGTCGCGATTCTGTTCACCGGCCCAACGGGCTGTAATCAGTGACCCAGACGTCTCTCCCGCCTCCACCACCAGCACACCCCGTGCCAAACCGCTGATAAGACGGTTCCGTTGCGGGAAATGCGCCGGTAACGGCTGTACGCCCAACCGAAATTCAGAAATGACTGCTCCATGTTCTGTGATTTGCTCGAAAAGTTTTTTATTAATCCGGGGATAAACCCGATCCAAACCATGCGCCACAACTGCCAGCGTGCGGGCACCCTGCTTTAAAGCACTCTGATGCGCCACCGTATCAATCCCCATGGCCAGACCCGACACAATAGTCAGCCCTGCCCCGGCCAAGTTGCTGACAAGCTCCCGGGTTGAGACAATACCGTATCCTGTGGGTCTGCGGCTGCCTACCACAGCCAGCGCCTGTTTGTCCTCGGGCAGCAACGATCCGCGATAATAAAAAAATACGGGTGCGAAAGGGACCGCTTTTAAGAGACCGGGATAGTCCGCGTCCGCCAGAGTACAAATTTTGATACTCTGCCTTGTGCAGCGATGCTCTTCCTCTTTTGCCAGACCCTGCCAATCGGCCTTGGCAATGGAGGCTGCCAACCGGTTCCCGATTTTTTTCTGATCGGATAAAACCGAGCGGGCCTGTTCAAAAACCGCCTGCGGCGATCCGAAAGCCTCTGAGAGTTTATGGGACAGCACACTGCCAATTCCGGATATCAGGCTGAGTGCAATCCAAGCTGAGCGATCATTTTTTGACATTTTTATTTTCCAAAGGAAATTTCAACACGCGCACCGTCACGCAAAGGTGTGGTAAATGCAGCTTTTTGGCCATCCACCAAAAGTTGGATCGGCCCGGCATTTTTCGGCGGAACAATATCCACTCCATCCAATGCCTGCGAAAGAATAGGCGGCTCCGTATCGGTTTTTTCAATCACAATCTCCGCGAGGTCAGGCACTTGATCTTCATAACGCGCCGGTTGACCATTGAGATAAATCCGTCCCCCGCCTGTATCCAAAATGCGCGGCTTGCCATTCACCCTAACGGTGATCTGACTGGGCTGGGGCAGCAATTCTCCCAAGTCACAAAGCCGAAAAACCGGCTGGTTCTTTTGCTCCCATTCAATCCGGTCATTGGGCCGGGGATAATAATCAGCTTGCACGTCATTACCATTGACCTTGATGACAATGGAATTGTTTTTTTGCATACTGTGCAATTCACCATTGAGTTTAAAACGAGTTTTTTCTTGCTTCGCCTTTTTTGTGTCCAACTCCGGCACTAGCTCAATAAGCGGCTTATGCGACTGCCAATCGAGTTCTGCTCTGTCACGAATGCGCGTATTGGCTGCCACGAGGTTTCCCTGGTCCGCGAGCTGGAGTTCAAGCTCCAGTGTGCCGCCATTCACTGTACACCAAAAAGGTCCTGAGGGGCGGGGTATCATCTCAGAATTTAAAATCACGTCCTCACCGTCAATTGCCTCGGCCATTTTGATGATCGTCCCCTCCTGTATCCCGGTATCCAAACCGACCGGTTCGTCCTGAATAAATAATTTGGCCGGTTGACCCAAGCTGCCGGGCGCGGACATGAACTGCCCTGCCAGAGTGTAGGTAATCGCCGCTCCCGGACGGGCATGCAAACTCTTCATTTCCCGGCCGGATGAGAGCAGGGCATCAAATACTGTTGGCTGGGATGTCAACGCCAGCAGCTGGACAGGTTGATCATTGACCTGAGCCGTCATAAAACGCAGACCTTTGTCCTGAACAGCCAGCAATCCAATGCCCAACGGTGTGATGGCCTCAATACCGTGTAATGCCGTGGTTGGATTCTCCAGCCCTATGATGGTTTCCGGTCCACGGCTGCCTACTCGGTTTTCCTCAATCTCCAGGGTCTGTGCCACTTGCTCACCCAGCTGCGGGGTGGCGCTGCCGCCACCCACCATAATCACAGCACGCGGTGCAGTACCATTGAGTTTAATAATTATCGAGGCAATGGATTCCGCCAGGCGCTTAATCGCCGGCAGCAAGGTTTCAATTATTTCTTCCGCACTGAATTGCAAGTCCTGATTCAAAATATTTTTAAAACAAATCGGCTTACCGTCTGCGGCCTGCAAACAACGTTTAACCTGTTCCGCCTCCTGAAACTCAAGTAGATAACGCTCGCAAAGTTTTTCTGTAATCTCATCCCCCGCTTGCGTGACCATGGCATAGGCAAAAACCGAGCCGTCGCGTGTAATCGCAATATCCGAGGTACCGGCACCCACATCCACCAGCGCTAAATTCATCCGTCTTAAATCCGGTGGAATGGTGGCCTCAATCGCAGCAATCGGCTCCAAGGTCAAACTTCGGGCACTTAAACCGGCTCGACGCAGTACCGCCATCAAGGCGTCCACCACCTGGCGGGGCAAAAAAGTCGCCAGCACTTCTACGGAAATTTCCCGTCCCTGATGACCCACCAGGTCATCGAGAACCTCGCCATCCAAAGAAAATTTAACCACAGAAAAACCTACACAATGCAAATTATTCTTCGTACCGTGGACCTGTAAAGAGGTTTGTGCCGTGCGCGCGGCAGCCAACTCCAGTGCCAGTACATCAGCGCGTGTAATTTCTGTTGTGTGGGGTAATTTCCTTTTTTGTTCAGCTGATTCCGTCAGGAGGGCACGCCCGGCTGCCGCCACGGACGCTTCATGCAATGTAATCCCCAGCTCTGCTTCCAGCTCTGCTTTAACCCGGGCAACGACCTTGGCGACGGCTTCGACCTTGTGTACCTGGCCATCAAGCATGGCACGATCCGGATGCTCGAACACCCGAGCCGCTAAAACCTTAAGCCCCTTGTCTTTGGGTTTGACCACCACACCGGCAACCTTGCGCGTTCCAATATCCAACACAAGAATGGGCTGGTGTTTTCCCAGGGTCACTGCGGCACCTGCGTCGCCCGCAGGATAACATCGAGAGAAACTTTGTCGGGCATTAAAAAGAAATAACCGTTAATGACACGGTTCGATTCCATAAACTCCGTTTCAATACAAATAACCTCAGTGTTGCTGGGAAACCCTTTGGAAAGTTCCGTAACCACCGCCTCGGCCATATCAAAAATGAGCTGGGGAACGGACTGTAACAGCAAAAGCCCTAAAAATTCCGTCAGTGCATTGAGGTAAGCGCCGGCCAGAATATTCCCAGCTTCTTTAATCGCCGAGTGCTCCAGCATGGTGAGAATCTGACGTTCCTCGGTATCTTGCTTGGTCAAAAGCCCGGCCATCTGCAACGCGCTTTTCCGCGGCAAAATCAACACAATCTTGGCTGAGACATCGCCCAACACATGCATGGTCACACCGGCAATGAGCGATTGTGGGCCGCCTACCAAATCAACCACTTTGTTCAACGGCAAACAAAGAACTTTGGGAACCGTAATCATAATTTTTTTTTCAATCAGTTGGGACAATGCAGTTGCTGCATGACCCGCACCAATATTGCCAACCTCACGTACAGCATCCAACTGTATATCGGATAATGCGCGAATGTCAGGCATACTCCCCCCCTACCTACACCAAACTCGGAACATCTAAAACAAGTGAAATACGGCCGTCACCTAAAATGGTGACGCCGGAAAACCCTTTGATGCTTTTCAGCATAGGACTTAAAGACTTAATTGCGATCTCCTGCTGCCCCAAAACCTGGTCCACCAGCAATCCCACACGCATCTCGCCCACCTCGGTAACCAAAATAGCGCGGTCATTGCTTTGAGATTCCTCTCCCGGCACTTCTAAAATACGGTGCAATCGCAAAAGCGGCAGCACACTGTCACGGTACATGACCACTTCCCCTTGTTGAACATGCTTGATATCCTCTTCTACAAATTCAATTGTTTCAACCGTATTAATCACCGGCAATGCATACACTTCTTTGCCAACTGAAAAAAGCAGTGCCTGAATAATTGCCAACGTCATGGGCATGCGTAATATAAAAATGCTGCCTTGGCCCGGTTCACTTTCAATCTTCAGACTGCCGCCAAAAGATTCAATCTTGGTACGCACCGCATCCACACCAACACCGCGTCCGCTGACCTCTGTCACCTTCTCGGCTGTGGTAAATCCGGGCAAACTTACCAGATTCATCACTTCATGGCTGGAGAGCCGTTCACTTTCTTCAACGCTCATCATACCACGTTTCACCGCAACTGCGCGAATATGGGCCGGATCAATGCCCCGCCCGTCATCCGAAACTTTAATGATAACATGATTTTTCTCGCGCATTGCGGTTAAGCTGATCAGTCCGTGGCGCGATTTGTTTTGCTGTGTACGCACCTCAGAAGTCTCTATCCCATGATCCACCGCATTGCGTAAAAGGTGCACCAGGGGATCATTGATCTCATCAAGCACCGTACGATCGAGCTCAATTTCCTTACCCTCCATCACCAGCTCAATCTCCTTGCCGCCTTCCTTGGCCAGATCACGCACCATCCGCGGAAAACGGTTGAAAATGTGCTCCATCGGCACCATACGGACTTCTGTGACTTCATCCTGGAGATCATTAGTGATGCGGTCAAACTGGATCAGTGCCTCTTTGAGTTCCTTCAAGGCATACTGTTTGGAAATCTGGGTCAATCGAATTTTATTAATGACCAGTTCACCGACCAAATTTTGAAGATTGTCAAGCCGCTCAATACTGACCCGGATGCTCTGAATAGTTCTACCGGACGCAGTCTTGGTCTTGCTTGCCTGCTCGGGCTGTGTCGTCTTAACCAGAATTCGTGCCTTGACCTTGCTCTCACCAAAAAAATCTTCAACTTTGTCTGCGGTCAACTGCACCAGCTCAAAAACGTCAATCTCCGAAATATTTTTCAGACTTTTTTCCAGCAACGCCTGCTTACGCTGTGAAAGCACCAACAGTAAAAACTCAAGATCAAATTCCCCTTCTTGTAATGCTTGGGGATCCGGGAAACTGGCAATAATCTCACCATGTTCAGACAGTGCCTTGTATACCATGAAAGCGCGCACACCTTTAAAGGAACATGCCGTATCAACCTTGACCCGCACCCCATAGGTCAGGTACCCCTCGGCCTCGGCCTTGACTATCAACTCTTCGAGATGTTCGCTGCTTAATTCCTGCTCGGTATCAGGCGTGTCCGCCATTTTCATTGGATCACTTTTCGGCTGCGCCACTGCCGGTGCAGCTGTCCGGGGTTGTGACACTGCAACCGCCGGCAATGTTTCTCCGCTGGCCAAGATCTTGAGTTTCTCCAAGAGCCCTGAAATATCCACATTTTTTGATTCTGCCGAAGAAATTTCTTCTATTAAAATACCCAGGGTATCTAAACATTCAAACAGAACATCCACCACAGAAGGAGTTATTTTTTCATGATTAACGCGAAGCTTTTCCAAAACATTTTCCATCTGATGGGTCAATTCCGTGATCTGATCGAATCCCATGGTGGCAGCCATACCCTTAAGTGTATGCGATGTACGGAAAATTTCATTCAAAGAATGTTGGTCGGTAATATCTTTTTCCAGAGCAAGCAATGCCTGGTTAAGACGATCAAGATGTTCGAGTGATTCACTGATAAAAAGATCTTTGTACTCTAAGGTATCCATGATTACCCCTGAAACGATTAAAAACGTTATTCAAAAAAACGGCACACGAATCACCGCGTTTTATTTCCCTGTCAATGCGGCCACTCTTTAAAAATACATTCCTACCCGTCTAAACAGGGATTTTTTCATGCCGATTGTTTAAATGATGGTATCAAGAAAATCACCCTGAAGCAACCACCTTTTCTGCCAGTGCTTCTGAATATGCAGTGTTTACCTGCTGAATATTTAGTATCATCTTGCTCATTTTTTTTCTGAGCAAAAAACTCATACAACTCACGTCGCCTTTACCCGGGCCAACAGGCAAGTCAGATACCGGCTCTCGGGTATCTGGGATTTCTCCGGGTGATCTTTGTCCGGACCAAAAACCCGGATATGTTCCAAACGTTTGCCCGCGCTCTGCATCGTCCCCAGCACCATCTGCCGAAAAGGAGTACGCCCAATGTGATGCGAACAGGTACAGGTCAACAGCCGTGCCCCGGGCTGCAGAAGCTTTCCCGCCTGAAGATGCAGCTCCCGGTATCCGCGCATGGCATCCTCAATCGCGGAACGTGAACGCACAAACGAGGGTGGATCCAAAATCACGGCATTGTATTTTTCCGCACGCATCGCTGCGGCGCGCAAATAGATGAAAACATCCGCTTCAATCGGTTGAATGGATGACGCCGCCTGATTTAGCTGTGCATTGTGTTCAAGTTGTTTCAACGCCGATGTGTCCCGGTCAATCGCCTCAACCTGAGCAGCGCCGGCGCGAACAGCTGCCAGGGAAAAACCACCTGAATGACAAAAAGCATCCAACACTTTCCCTTTCAGTGTCTTGGCGCGTAACACGCGGCGCGCGGCACGCTGGTCAAGATAAAAACCCGTTTTATGCCCTTTTTCAAAATCAACCTGAAATAAATCCGGTCCTTCTTTAATTTCACAATGGTCAACCGTGTGCCCGGGATCAGGCTGCCATAGCCACTGCCGTTTGGGCGCCAAGCCTTCCAGGCTTCGGCCATGCCCTTCGCTACGCTCAAAAATACCTTTTGGTTTCATACGCGATATCAGCCAGTCAAGAACATACTGCCGGCGCTGATCCATCCCCCGAGTTAAAAACTGAACCACTATAAATCCATGATAGTCATCACAAATAAGTCCGGGAAGACCGTCCGCCTCGGACCAGACCAGACGATACGCATTGGAATCGAGTGAGAGTGCTGCGCGTTGTGAACGACAGCGATCAAGTTTACGCGCAATTTCCAGTGCTTCATCCGGTCGGTCAGCCTGCCCGCGTGAAGCTGCCGCCGGTGTGTAAAGGTATTTTAAGGCAAGAATATTATCTGGATTGGCATAGGCAAACCCGAGCAAAATGCCCTGCGTATCTAAAATAGAGACCAGCTCCCCCGGATCCGGTTTGGGCCGCCATTCTTCAATCTGTCCGGAAAAAATCCAGGGATATCCCTGGAGCAGGCGCTTGGCCGCCTTGGCATTGACCACGACTTGTTTCAAAAGTGCTTCCAATTATGCCGCCCGACAGGCGGCCGCAATGGCATAGTAACGGTTTTCCAGGGTATCGGCCCGGGAATTGAGTACCATGGGTACTTTGGCGCCAATCGCCACACCGGCCAAAGGACCACCGGCAATAAAGGTCTGTGCTTTGGAAAAAATATTTCCCGCCTCAATATCCGGCACCAACAGAATATCCGCATCGCCTTTTACCGGTCCGGTATACCCTTTTTCCTCGCACACCCACTGAGACAGCGCATCATCCAATGCCAGCGGACCGTCCACCACACCGCCGGTGATTTTGCCTGCTGCCGCCATTTCCGCCAACTGCTTCGCATCAACCGTTGCCGGCATCTTTTCGTTGACATACTCCACCGCTGCCAGCACAGCTGCTTTGGGATTTTGATATCCCAACCGACGTGTGAAATCAATCGTGTTTTGCAAAATATCCGCCTTGCGTTGAAGATCAGGTGCAATGTTTACCGCCGAATCGGCCACAAACAACAAACGTCCACAGGGCTTGCTTTCCAAAATAAAGACGTGCGAAATAGGCTTGTCTGTCCGCAATCCAAAATCACGATTGATCAATGCCGAAACAATTGTCGAGGTCTTTAAATTACCTTTCATCAATACCTGCGCCTTGCCCTCGGCAATCATACGGACCGCTTCGATTGCCGCAGTCTTCTCATCTTTGGCATCCACCAGATGTTTGATGGGAAAATCCAGTTTCAAATCAGTACGCAGCCGCTCAATTTTTTCCTGATCCCCGGCCAATGCCACCTCAACAATCCCGGCTCGCCAGGCACGGTCCAGTGCCTGAAGAATCTCCCGGGTCTCGGGAACCGCTACGGAAACTGTTTTTTTCGGACCACCCTTCAATTGCTCTACAAGTTCTTCAAAATTTTTCAACATACGGTCTCATCCAATCCTTTCCTACCCAAATTTTTCTCGTAATAAATTTTAATCGCTTCCGCCGCTTCGTGAATATCCAACGGACCCGTATCACAGGTCCAATCCGCCTTGGCATAGGCGGATTGCCGCTGCGCAAGCAATGCCCTGATCCGCTGGATAACTTCCGCCTGGGTACCCGCCAAAAGCGGCCGATCCGACGCCGTGCCAACTCTCTTTAAAACAACATCCGGCTCGGCAGTCAAGCAGACCACGCAACCCAGCTTGCGCATCAAAGACCAATTTTGTTCAGCCAGCACGATACCGCCGCCTGTGGCGATAACCTGCCGTGTCATCCCCGCCTCAACAAACTGTTTTAAAACACGGGTTTCCCATGTGCGAAAAACGCCTTCGCCGTCCTGGGAAAAAATATCTGATATGGATTTCCCGGCAAGCCGAATAATTGAATCATCGGTATCAAGAAATGAAAACTGAAGGTTGTCCGCCAGTCGGCGCCCGACCATGCTTTTCCCGGTCCCCATAAATCCAACCAGAATAATATTCATCATCGTCTATCTAAATACCGCTGATACGTTTTCCAGTTGGCGCGCATTTCGGAAAGTGAATCACCGCCAAATTTTTCCTGCCATTTTTTCACCAATTCCATTGCCAGCATGGCTTCACCTACCACGGCTGCCGCCGGGACCGCGCAGACATCGGAGCGTTCATACCCCGCCACCAATGCGCGCTTGCTTTGCATATCAATTGATTTAAGTGGTTTGCGCAAAGTGGAAATCGGCTTCATCGCCACCCGGACCAACAAGGGTTCTCCCGTGCTGATCCCACCTTCCACCCCGCCGGCATTATTCGTCCGCCTGCTAAATCCCCCGTTTTTTCCACCCTTGCGATACGTAATCACATCATGCACTTTCGAACCGGGCAACTGTGCGGCATCAAATCCCAGTCCAAAAGCAACACCCTTCATCGCCGGAATACTCATCATCGCACCGGCAATTGCCATATCCAGACGTCTGTCCCATTGTGCATGACTACCTAATCCCGGAACCAACCCCCAGGCTGAGACTGTAAAAACCCCTCCCAGGGTATCCCCTTGATGCTGCGCCCGGTCAATCGCTGTATGTATTTTTCTGGAAACCGTCTCATCTGGACAATGGGTATCGGATTGATCCGCTTTTTTTGCCAGCCGGGCCGGTGACCCGGTCGGTAAGTTTGCATGAATACCGCCGATCTGATCCACCCAGGACCCGAGTTCCACACCAAATGCCGCCAACAGAACTTTCGCCACCGCACCCGCTGCAACCCGTGTCGCTGTTTCGCGCGCAGAGGCGCGTTCTAAAATATCGCGAAAATCACTCCGGTCATATTTAAGCCCGCCCACCAAATCAGCATGACCCGGCCGGGGACGATGAATGCGGTCAAACGCTGCACTCTTGTCCAATTTTTCAGGATCCATAGCCTGTTCCCAATTTTTCCAGTCACGATTTTCAATCACCAGGGTAATCGGACTCCCCAGGGTTTCACCATGGCGCATTCCCGAGGTAACCCGGACCCGGTCCTTTTCAATCAACATTCGATCACCGCGACCATATCCTTTTTGACGACGCGCCAACTCGCGGTTAATCTTCTCTAACGGCAATACCAAACCGGCCGGCATCCCTTCGATAATAACACTCAAGGATGGACCGTGTGATTCTCCGGCAGATAAAAAACGAAACATGAATAAATACTCGCTTTCTGTATTTTTTAAAATTCCAAAAGACCCAACTGAAAAACTTTTTTTATACGACCTGCTTTTTTACAATTATTCTAAAATATGCGTGGTTAAAAAA is a window encoding:
- a CDS encoding shikimate kinase; protein product: MMNIILVGFMGTGKSMVGRRLADNLQFSFLDTDDSIIRLAGKSISDIFSQDGEGVFRTWETRVLKQFVEAGMTRQVIATGGGIVLAEQNWSLMRKLGCVVCLTAEPDVVLKRVGTASDRPLLAGTQAEVIQRIRALLAQRQSAYAKADWTCDTGPLDIHEAAEAIKIYYEKNLGRKGLDETVC
- the aroC gene encoding chorismate synthase, with amino-acid sequence MFRFLSAGESHGPSLSVIIEGMPAGLVLPLEKINRELARRQKGYGRGDRMLIEKDRVRVTSGMRHGETLGSPITLVIENRDWKNWEQAMDPEKLDKSAAFDRIHRPRPGHADLVGGLKYDRSDFRDILERASARETATRVAAGAVAKVLLAAFGVELGSWVDQIGGIHANLPTGSPARLAKKADQSDTHCPDETVSRKIHTAIDRAQHQGDTLGGVFTVSAWGLVPGLGSHAQWDRRLDMAIAGAMMSIPAMKGVAFGLGFDAAQLPGSKVHDVITYRKGGKNGGFSRRTNNAGGVEGGISTGEPLLVRVAMKPISTLRKPLKSIDMQSKRALVAGYERSDVCAVPAAAVVGEAMLAMELVKKWQEKFGGDSLSEMRANWKTYQRYLDRR
- a CDS encoding bifunctional enoyl-CoA hydratase/phosphate acetyltransferase → MLKNFEELVEQLKGGPKKTVSVAVPETREILQALDRAWRAGIVEVALAGDQEKIERLRTDLKLDFPIKHLVDAKDEKTAAIEAVRMIAEGKAQVLMKGNLKTSTIVSALINRDFGLRTDKPISHVFILESKPCGRLLFVADSAVNIAPDLQRKADILQNTIDFTRRLGYQNPKAAVLAAVEYVNEKMPATVDAKQLAEMAAAGKITGGVVDGPLALDDALSQWVCEEKGYTGPVKGDADILLVPDIEAGNIFSKAQTFIAGGPLAGVAIGAKVPMVLNSRADTLENRYYAIAAACRAA